CGTAAGAGAAACTCCAAAACGTCAAACGCCGCATTATGACGGCCTCGCTGGATCCGACTCCTGAGGAAATGTCTTAAAAGTTGCTGAAGAACCTTACCGTGATCAATGAGCCAGGCCATACAAAGAGTGTTGAGCTTCTCATCAAAGAACTCCACCCCCTGAGGAGACGGAGCAAGCAAAATGAGACCCAACCTTTTCAACACCTACTGCCAAATCTGGCTCCgctaacatgttttgtttataaaCTGCTAATATTTCCGTTCACACACAAGACCGTTCACACGATATTCGACCATGTGACTCACCAGCTGTCCTGCCAACAAAGGCATGTACTCGATGATGGCCAGGCGGACCCTCCACTTTGCGTCCTCGGCGAGCTCTACAATGGCCGGCAACAGCGACTGGGACAGCTGGCGTATGCCAATCACCTCGTTCACACAGTCCAGGTTGGAGATGATGTTGAGACGGACCTCAGGGCACTGAAATAGAAAAGGAGACGATAAAATGTGGAGCCCACTTTGAACTCTTACGCCTTCTTCCTCAAAATAATTGTGCAGACTTGCACCAAAGTGAACCTGTGCTGTGCTTCTCTTTGTCCAATTTGAACAATAAATCACTAAGCAAAACCTCCAAACTTCCAGTCATGGTGGTAAAATAATTGAGAGAAGCACACCAGAGAAAACATAGTAAACTGGAAGGTAGTTTGTGCTCAATGCTCAGGTTAGCACAGTTCTGATAAATCCACCTTCAAGTGGAATTTGCAAGTCAAAGCTGTCAGTCTGGACTGTAATATAATTAGACAGTGATGGTTGGCGCTTTGAGGAAAATGGGCCATCTTTAAATAGGATTAATATGAGCCGAAGCcctccaaaacatttacatGTCTTTGTGAGCAAACTCTTCGCTAATTTCAATACGCAAAACCGTTGTCAAATCGGTGGAATTATTTGAGAGAACGTGAACTGGATTTTTGTTCTGgattattcatttaaacaaaacaaatgctgcaaaacaaatataaactcACTGGAGAGTGAAAAGCACTTTGTTCGACAGTGAacagacatctttaaagtcaaACACTGGAACACAAATAACAGGAGATGCTCAGCTGAGTTTCAgtgaaattacatttaattttttaaaaatgtttcaaatctttACCGTCAAATGCATTAAGCGGGAGACTTTCTGGTTAAACTTTATCCAGATTTTCTTAGTACTCCCACCCCCCCTCTTAGACATAGCTAGTCCCCAATTAGAAGGTCTCAGTTTGGTTGCCAACCACATGAATCATCCTCCTACCCATCCAGGCGGCAGTCAGGTACATCTGGTGGCTTTGCCTAGGCGGCTTACTTTAGAAATACACAAATGATGCCTCAAATTTAAGACATCTTGCTAAGAGCTTCACCAACTTCAAAAACCTGCGCCAGATatacaagaaagaaaagaaaaaaacaaaacaacaataaccaAACCAAAAATCTGATGCTCATGATTTTAAGTGTTTTGGTTACCTCGTCTTTCAGCTGAGTCAGGAAGAGAGGCAGTAAGTGCTCTATTGTGTTGTCCTTGCCCAGAATGGTGGAAAGACCCATAATGACAGAGGCCAGAGCTGATTTCACGTGCTGGTTGGTGTCTGAAACCAGTTCCTGGTCAGGGACAGGACACACAGGAGACAAAGAtcagaacaaacagaacagaacagacaGGAAACAATCAACTCCATTACTATGAATCAGACtaaaaaagagaaggaagaaaaaacaaaacagtcaccAAAAAAGGAACTGCTATACaagatattttataataatagcATAAAGAAACTGGTTCCAGGAATGAGTGTTGAATGTGCAGGTAAATCAGGCTTCACCTGGCATTCGTTTATAGTTTTCTGAGAAAACGTATAAGTGTGTTGCTACCTGTTCGGCTTAGCTTCTCTGTTGACATGTTGACAAGATAAACAGAGATGTTCTCCTTTCAtgatctttgatttttttttttatataccaaAATTCATCTCTACAATCTGATAATTTTATTGTCACTGCTTTCAATAAACTTAATCAAGTTTTAGTGTCGTagaaatgttagattttttaaTGATGTATGCTGTATGGCTTTctttaaacactaaaaaaagCAATAGTGCCATCTACTGGTCAAATTATGAAATTGAGAAGTAAACATGCAGTGTCTTCCCCACCATGTCTCACttaacttacaaataaaatgatacaGTCTTTTAGTAATTGAAAATTCTGCTGCATTTAGAGTTTGCAATCACCTTTAAAATACTGTGACTCTTGAAAATTAATGCCTCGCACTTTCCTGGAATATTCATGTAATTCATTAAAAGGCAAATAGCCAAataatataaacacatttttaatacaaagcttaaaatctactttaaaatgtataaactaTATTTTGAATATGGTGTGTGAGAAATAACAGCAGCTCACAGACAACCGAAtcatcaaaaaaatatatcatctCTAGTCATTTCCAACATCTTGATATCTCAGGTGCACCTTAGAACAATTATGAAGTTGctgtaaaaataagtaaaaactaCATTACTCTAAAATTCAGATCTTACTGAGACCTAAAGTCAAAAATTAACCAGGCGATATGAACTTTGTTCTCCAGCTCTGAGTAATGCCTGagtctgattggttgcttcagAGGTTaggattaaaattattttgtctaaTAAAGagaattgtggaaaaagatgtTTATCAAGTTAACTGGTCGCCTGATTTACAGAGGACTGAAGAATATTACAGAACAGCAGTGTTGTATTTGGATCCAGCTTGAAAAGGCAGGAAATTGCCTAATGACCAAGTGATATTTACGCACTGCTGAAATGAGTACCTCAACATTgcaaattatattatttaatagCCTGGATGAAATTGGGATCcatgtaattaaataaaaatctgtgtgAAAAATTGGACAAATCTGATAATACATCGGTTTGTCTTTGGTGCTTAGAGATGACATTTGCTCTGAATCAGCACTAAATAAGTAAACTCAATAGAAGTGAATTATATTAACCAACTGCCAGGTAGTATATAAAACCAACAAGTCAACTGGTTAGTGAAAGAAAAGGCAGCAGGTCAAGCCTTTGTCttaaatgtggaaataaatacttcCAGACAACGACTTAATGAATTAATATGTGAAGATTTGTAACTGTATACACTCTGAGGAGTAATACAAGTGGCAATCAAGGACAGTCAACATTCTCAGTTCAGCACTGTGCTTGTTCAGTACTTTTATGCAATTCATTGTCGTCAACTGACTAATGTAACAAACATATTTAAgagtgcaaaaatgtttaaattcaaacataaaatacaaaatatgtttacatcATCAGTTGTAGTCTCTTCATCTAATGGTAGCGCCTGGTTGAAAGGTCACATGTGTTCTAGGTCCTATTGAATTTTAAAGCTTCACTTTGTCATTGTTATCTTTTTTCATATTCTTTgataaataattactttattagTCAGCAccagttttacatatttaaaacacttaacactggataAAACAGACATGGTACTTTCAGGATGCAATACATCACAAATCCCATTAATAAGTGAACTGCAATCAAATTATTAGGTCAGCAGAAATCCGTCCAACTAAACCCAGGTGGGTTTACTTTTATGAGGTGGAAAAATGCTCACTGTAAAAAGTAAAGCCAGCcagaacagaaatacaaaacagaataaatgtgttaattttgCAACAGCCCTAACATATATACCAATACATAGCAATCAAACACTATTTTTAGCTAAAACAGACAAGTCTACTTTGGAAAAACATGAAGTTACTGTCAGAGCATCACATGTCTACATAAAAGCCCGAAGGAAGACAGTAACATAGATAAACCTCATCAGCAGCTAACCTCATGCTTCAGCACTCACAGCAAAGCAAAGTGTCTTTTGTGACGATGGGAGCTGAAtccacaaaaatgcaaaatgagaaaaacaaagttatttccTTACCTTGACACAGGGCAGAATGTGACTCATGATGATCTGCTCACGATTATCTTCTGGAAGATTCTCACAGAACTctgcacaacaaaacaaactagaaaatttcggaagaaatttagccggggcctgccaaggcgcggccgtggggttcgggcccggcgtcgtcacgccacaaatcggcgtcgacgctaaagaacgccgcgacgtgatcagtggcacgcggagaaccgcaagaacgttaagcgaggcggacgtgcaccattcggtacgatttaaaatgttgtcaaggcttttatcttggaagttttgttaaacttcatttcaaagggccaaactaatcccatgcgtaatagtccttgggttaaaatagttatataatgctcaaaacacaagtagctgatgtaaaaatattcaaggcttttattttgaaattgtcagtatgcttcattttaaagttccgaactaataccacgtgtaagagtgcttcggatgaaaaagtcaaataaagccaaaaagagcaattacgtcatgtaaaaactattcaaggcttttattttgaaattttcagtatgcttcatttcaaagggccaaactaataccatgtgtaacagtgctttggatgaaaaagtcaaataaagccaaaaagagcaattacatgatgtaaaaatattcaaggcttttattttgaaatatttgttaagcttcatttcaaagggccaaactaataccatgtgtaacagtgctttggatgaaaagtcatatagaactacagcgatgcgtatttgtagtcctaatcagcagccaatagcctcttgagttccgttgctatggtaaataatggtctcagcaggtgtgagctctgagctctgagctctcaaacacacaagtgtgtttgagcaaacacgttttactgaaaaaaagcattggaaacaaatccttcttgttcgggaaccgtaatacatattcgaaaagcgtttggagcgtatgagaggcctatgtgtcttctgcgatagtcccgagattcatatctgtacctcactcagagcatttacagcgatgagagaaagaaatgttgtgcccagatctgaaccgagatcggctctcactctaatttgagcaaaaatgagaaactttgggtcgcttagaggcaaattgtggacaaaccgtaactggtaccgacgagccgtcttcactttcgaagagatcacagacgtatctacaaaatgaaatttgaatggcatttctaggtgaatttgtgacgacacagaaaatcctcaaaaatagggtatttccaggatttttcccattgacttataatggggtttttttcgtagttttttgcgaattatgtcgccacgttaagcccgaatcccaccaaaagtaatagctggaatggcgtgaattttctgcacgttttgatacctcatttgtaggtgtgcacccagcagtatgagccgcattaacggttacggaagaaaaataaagaagaagaaagaaacactttctccgacaatagtaataggttcctgccattgctttgcatggcaggccccaattaagaATGCAGGACGGGACGCTGAAATACTTCTGACCAATTTAACAGCCATTTCACCTTTAACTTTGTTGGCAGCGGCAGCGCGGACCTCGGCTTCACAGTCCTTCAGGAGATTCTGGAAAGCTGGGACCAGGTCGTTCTTCGTGATCTCTGGGCCTACAGCTTTTTGCAGCTacattgcaagaaaaaaaaaacatctttaataacCAACATGTCTTTTTAGAATAATTATTCCAGatgaaaattagaaaaagcagataaaacatTCAGTtggtacaaaacaaaaaaaacaaaacacattcttGGAGGATGGCGACACATGCAGCATCCTAAGATTTCAGATTTGCATTAATAACTTTTGCCTcaacatttaagaaatatatatatgtaattacTAGTGTTCAGTTATAAGCCTCTTGACgtaggaaaggaaaaaaaaagaaaaaaaagaagaaggactACGCCCATAGTTTTGTGCAAGTTTGTACCTGCACATCCAACTTTGGAAACGGACTAAATAAAACCTTGATCTCAgttcaaaacatgtttgtgatatttcaggttttattgtCAAACACAGATTTATCAAACAGAAATAGCCTTTATTTATCTATAGTTCTGATGAGAACAGCAGCATGAGAGGACTCCATTTACACACGAGGGCACTTATGAATAGATTTTGGGTCGCTAATTTTAAAGCACACTGACGTTTATACTGACTGGCTATtcaatttgatgtttttggatttttcagattgagagacataaaaacacaattttatacAAAGAAACCTTTGCTTTTGGTTGTAGAGTTTAATATATGCTACAGGGGgaacatcagaaaaaaacagcatgcAAAACACCCACTCTGAAGAGTTGTAAACACCTAATTCAAACATTGTTTAACTGTTGATAGCTGTAAAATGACCTAAATTGATATAACAGATTATTTTGCTGCCACCATTTAAATGAATGAACTCagaaaaaatgtgcatttcatATACAcgtatataaaaataatttagaacaCTGTGAAAATTCCAGCAAaattctgcaaataatttgcTTTCCTGAGGAGATCAGACAATAATCATTGTTTTACTAGatcacagaaatataaaatatggaCAATCAGTGCAATagaacaaataaacacatttgaaaCAGAATAATAGTGAAAGAAGTCTTTAATTTACCTCAGAGAACTTATCTGCCACCATGTAGCGTACCCGCCAGGATTTGTCTTCGGCGGCTTGACGCAAAGTTGGCATCACCAGAGTCTCTAGGTCCTCCTGAGGCAGGAGAGTGGCGATGCTGACACACGCCTCCACTGCAAGCAGCCGAACAGAGTCCTAATGGGGAGACATTAAGGTCCATTAAGGTCAGCTTCGTCATTTCGTAAAACACGCAAACAGAACTATGAACCCTGCCCACGAAActaataaaaagtaaacttgCTTATACCTGCTCATCAGACGCCAGAGCAGTGAAAAGAGGAATAATGTCGGTTTTTACATATTCCAGCTCCAGAACTTTGGCAAACTCCCCGAGTTTAGATGCTGCAGCGCGACGCACCATCGGTGTGTCATCGGAGCACAAGGTGCGAAAATGCCTGGTAATAACAGAACACTTGGTTTAGCAGCAATCCTTACAACACACCCAAGCATAGAGCTCTGTAAGACACCATGAAGTATGAATCACATTGAAAACAAAGGAGCGCCTCAAACTAAAGAATGGGTTCGCTCTCTTAAGTCGTTACTTACTGACGAATCTCAGCCTTGACCGTGCTGGAGACACGAGGATAACACACGCTAAAGAGGCCGCAAGCTGACGTGCGAGAGGTGAACCAGTCACCACTGGCCAGCCGTTTCACCAAAGGCTCAAAGTGAACTTCCAGGTcaactggagagtgctcctgtGAGATCTTCCGCAGGGATTCCACAGCTTTGTCTCTGACTACCGTCTCTTCAACTGTAGCAAGGCTTTCCAGAGGGGGCTGTGCATCAAAAACAGATCGAGGTTAGAGAAGGGTAGGCCTCTGTGTCAGactttatcaaaacaaaaacaacagtgaTTGGCAGAAATCTTTAAGCTGCAAAAGATTTTATAGGCAAAACAGTACATTTATACATTTAGAAGAATAATCCCTTATTAACCCCCTGTATACAATAACATTAAATCAAGTTTTGAAATATGATTAGTAGCATAATAAAGAATTGCAATCCAAACCTTTCTGTCAGGTTTTGGGGTTTGTAAGCATTGGAGCATAATGTTTGCAACACAGGATGATTCATTCTTATGATTCTTTTTCACAATAACAGCAAGAATATTCTCTTCTCTAATCCAGGGTAACCATTAACGGAGCAGCAACAAAGGACAGACAACTATAAAATAAGGTCTTCTTATTATGAAGAAGAATGGCAGGATTTATATTGAAGTAGATTTGTTTTCCAGGTTCTGAATATCAGAAGggtgtgtattttttaaattgagatgCAACAAGCAACCAGACAAAGATTGGAACCAGACATTTTTTCCTTTAACAGGACAAACAATGACAAATATGGTCTCTTTCTTACtattattaaattaatcaaaattaagaaCTTCCATTTTCAGTCTATTATGCACACCAACCAACAACTTTCGTGCTCTTTTTCTAAGTTCAAATATATAGAACAAGATTAGGGACACTTGTAAATCCTTAATCTTTATTGGACTCAAATCtaatattttcatcaaaatggCTTTATTCATACTCTTcgtaaattttttaaaatatccttgttagaagaaaaagaaacctttTAGGCAACCTcatcgcaaaaaaaaaaaaagtatttttatcag
Above is a window of Xiphophorus hellerii strain 12219 chromosome 18, Xiphophorus_hellerii-4.1, whole genome shotgun sequence DNA encoding:
- the ppp2r1bb gene encoding serine/threonine-protein phosphatase 2A 65 kDa regulatory subunit A beta isoform; this encodes MAGADGDDSLYPIAVLIDELRNEDVQLRLNSIKKLSTIALALGVERTRTELLPFLTDTIYDEDEVLLALAEQLGNFTMLVGGPEYVHCLLPPLESLATVEETVVRDKAVESLRKISQEHSPVDLEVHFEPLVKRLASGDWFTSRTSACGLFSVCYPRVSSTVKAEIRQHFRTLCSDDTPMVRRAAASKLGEFAKVLELEYVKTDIIPLFTALASDEQDSVRLLAVEACVSIATLLPQEDLETLVMPTLRQAAEDKSWRVRYMVADKFSELQKAVGPEITKNDLVPAFQNLLKDCEAEVRAAAANKVKEFCENLPEDNREQIIMSHILPCVKELVSDTNQHVKSALASVIMGLSTILGKDNTIEHLLPLFLTQLKDECPEVRLNIISNLDCVNEVIGIRQLSQSLLPAIVELAEDAKWRVRLAIIEYMPLLAGQLGVEFFDEKLNTLCMAWLIDHVYAIREAATSNLTKLVEKFGAEWAQNTIVPKVLGMANDPNYLHRMTTLFCINALSEACGQEITTKQMLPVVLKMSNDQVANVRFNVAKSLQKIGPVLDSNALQTEVKPVLEKLASDSDMDVKYFAQEAISVLALA